Proteins from one Bactrocera neohumeralis isolate Rockhampton chromosome 3, APGP_CSIRO_Bneo_wtdbg2-racon-allhic-juicebox.fasta_v2, whole genome shotgun sequence genomic window:
- the LOC126752789 gene encoding beta-1,4-mannosyl-glycoprotein 4-beta-N-acetylglucosaminyltransferase — MFQRNGANATTRLVNNQHLYSDIEMPDVASSTTTGGKTTLTKKLLLTLLVLAQICFISCLWLLQLGDGLNTSLNEVTAHNGDTKDFSINTNNLVNKPRRGVLLGMRRVNFITNSVNISLTDTADRKVASKQEVSQAVIENSQSGKESNFKKDFYLKLNRLNKTIEYRNRSGFLPELDNDVLWCFRKGSIDEQSQISNDEAAQDVVLSWEEENTQCKCRAGWHGRDCGQPEVMWRALLTSKSHFQLQEPTKTRNPNRLVHLLEGNFFNLDLLDLQISMLADVVDYFVIYIKPARKDFQTIQHWLRETLPTNKYMIYLCDKEHTLNKKGNCTIKQAYAHFHQQLQQNQIKLLPLKPSDLLLYTDDRVLPSPEALQFLKYYAKDVRNVLFRLKYVVYGFYWQHPKQTYLNGLVSSFVHMDNPSQINGDESDPAKLFEISLTASNHPAPFVVGDLNHFGGWFCKYCQQPEEIVAELHAETSSLTQVQFADTVRNHNIDAAYLQKLIATGVYVDGKMQLLRNRRYSDKYYAPALAETDNSKYGNLLVNLFESFDDDIEYEAGNY; from the coding sequence ATGTTTCAACGCAACGGAGCAAATGCCACAACACGCCTCGTGAACAACCAACATCTGTACTCAGACATTGAAATGCCAGATGTTGCAAGTTCAACTACAACTGGAGGCAAGACAACATTAACTAAGAAACTACTTCTAACTTTATTGGTACTTGCCCAAATATGTTTCATTTCGTGCCTGTGGCTGTTACAGCTTGGCGATGGCCTCAATACCAGCTTAAATGAGGTAACTGCGCATAATGGCGACACCAAAGACTTCTCAATTAATACCAATAACTTAGTTAATAAGCCACGCAGAGGAGTATTGCTGGGTATGAGACGTGTTAATTTTATAACCAATTCCGTAAACATTAGTTTAACCGATACTGCGGACAGAAAAGTAGCATCAAAGCAGGAAGTATCGCAAGCTGTGATCGAAAATAGTCAATCAGGGAAAgaaagcaattttaaaaaagacTTTTATCTCAAACTGAACAGACTGAATAAAACCATAGAATATAGAAATAGAAGCGGGTTTTTGCCTGAGTTGGACAACGATGTATTGTGGTGCTTCcgtaaaggaagtattgacgAACAATCTCAAATATCGAATGATGAAGCTGCACAGGACGTTGTACTTTCTTGGGAGGAAGAGAACACACAATGCAAGTGTCGAGCTGGTTGGCATGGGCGTGATTGTGGTCAACCAGAAGTTATGTGGCGTGCATTGTTAACGTCAAAATCACATTTTCAACTGCAAGAGCCAACTAAGACACGGAATCCCAATCGATTAGTACACTTGTtggaaggaaatttttttaatttggatttATTGGATTTACAAATAAGTATGCTCGCCGATGTAGTTGATTATTtcgtaatatatataaaaccaGCACGAAAGGATTTCCAAACAATTCAACACTGGTTAAGAGAAACGCTCCCAactaataaatatatgatttaccTCTGTGACAAAGAGCAtacgttaaataaaaaaggaaattgtACCATCAAACAGGCGTATGCGCATTTCCATCAACAGCTGCAGCAGAACCAAATCAAACTATTACCACTAAAACCAAGCGATCTGCTACTTTATACAGACGATCGTGTGTTACCATCACCGGAAGCACtgcaatttcttaaatattatgCAAAGGATGTACGTAATGTACTTTTTCGACTGAAGTATGTCGTCTATGGTTTTTATTGGCAACATCCAAAACAAACTTATCTTAATGGTCTTGTAAGTTCCTTTGTCCATATGGACAACCCAAGCCAAATAAATGGCGATGAAAGTGATCCAGCAAAGTTATTTGAAATAAGCCTTACAGCAAGTAACCACCCAGCACCTTTTGTCGTCGGCGATTTAAATCACTTTGGCGGATGGTTTTGCAAATACTGCCAGCAGCCAGAAGAAATTGTCGCCGAATTACACGCTGAAACTAGTTCCTTGACACAAGTTCAATTTGCGGATACTGTACGTAACCACAATATTGATGCGGCATATTTGCAAAAACTTATTGCAACCGGTGTTTACGTTGACGGGAAAATGCAGCTTCTGCGTAATCGTCGGTATTCGGATAAATACTATGCCCCCGCATTGGCAGAAACAGATAATTCAAAATATGGAAATCTATTAGTTAATTTATTCGAGTCATTTGATGATGACATTGAATACGAAGCCGGTAATTACTAA
- the LOC126752790 gene encoding uncharacterized protein LOC126752790 has protein sequence MSTKSIKDFDASRFLKLCKHSNSELQARQRQYRRVLEARLPNVRNNHIQIEAYKHGCQRMKAEKDLLKTNIWNASGKCHEVKNGQALTSIKCFIDCNVTLNEEVQKMKLYIHNLDRKLGVMNKDICHMNMIQFQKSRKDLEIAKRSLRLLEDQYENQIQMECKLTALSEKLRLNICELINDRRQYYSFYTKYIQRLTSENKYLTDLIDFALDQIEIGIDMYEKLDNQSKNFVHDLEKRKVEMETLRRIKTANEKMMEFQEKKFVKRSLTAIPYKEIKRREICRQKYIKKLNLYNKILKKILNYTKASDIKHVIDKFQEQESLYYSFSNHSNEISYRITLLNNSVARLFGELQDLKIGNRSVLKSQAETIEKLKNVLKTKRLNNASLKKKAASQDERIKKLFEGLQLIRDQTLVDISLLADDFDDHKEINIKTMREQMKLIEKRIQSLVCAIYAIERQKNRGVLTTVYLVRDLYKVIEAPTELDQIVPATQCAECAEGDARNVDEAWNIRLMPLEQLKVWVSEKVGQPELQYRLHNAYQCRLSRSRSRRQTLIHNA, from the coding sequence ATGAGTACAAAATCTATAAAAGACTTCGATGCAAGTCGATTTTTAAAGCTTTGTAAGCATTCAAATTCAGAACTTCAAGCCCGACAACGCCAATATAGAAGGGTCTTAGAGGCGCGATTGCCTAATGTACGAAACAACCATATTCAGATTGAGGCCTATAAACATGGGTGCCAGAGAATGAAAGCCGAGAAAGATTtgctaaaaacaaatatttggaaCGCGTCAGGAAAATGCCATGAGGTCAAAAATGGTCAAGCGCTTACTTCTATCAAATGCTTCATTGATTGTAATGTGACTCTCAATGAGGAAGTTCAAAAAATGAAGTTATATATACACAATCTTGATCGTAAATTGGGTGTAATGAATAAGGATATCTGTCATATGAATATGATACAATTCCAAAAGAGTCGAAAGGATTTAGAAATTGCCAAACGGTCACTGCGACTCTTGGAGGACCAATATGAAAATCAGATCCAGATGGAATGCAAGCTGACCGCATTAAGTGAGAAGCTTCGTCTAAATATTTGTGAACTGATAAACGATCGTAGGCAATATTATTCATTTTacacaaaatacatacaacGATTGACCAGCGAAAATAAATACCTTACGGACCTCATTGATTTTGCACTCGATCAAATTGAAATTGGTATCGATATGTATGAGAAATTAGATAATCAAAGTAAAAACTTTGTGCATGATTTGGAGAAACGAAAGGTTGAAATGGAAACACTTCGACGTATTAAAACTGCAAACGAAAAGATGATGGAATTCCAAGAGAAGAAATTTGTAAAACGATCACTAACTGCCATACCATACAAGGAAATTAAACGCCGTGAAATTTGtcgacaaaaatatataaagaaacttAACCTCTACAAcaagattttaaagaaaattctaAACTACACCAAAGCGTCAGATATTAAACATGTCATTGACAAATTCCAAGAACAGGAAAGCCTTTATTATTCCTTCTCTAATCACTCCAATGAAATCAGCTATCGTATAACACTATTGAACAATTCTGTGGCGCGTCTCTTCGGTGAACTACAGGACCTAAAGATTGGCAATCGAAGTGTGCTAAAATCCCAAGCCGAGACAATCGAGAAGTTAAAAAATGTGCTGAAGACAAAGCGTTTGAATAATGCAAGTCTCAAAAAAAAGGCCGCCTCACAGGATGAAcgtatcaaaaaattgttcgaGGGATTGCAATTGATTCGTGATCAAACACTTGTAGATATATCGCTGTTGGCAGACGATTTCGACGATCACAAGGAGATCAACATTAAGACTATGCGCgaacaaatgaaattaattgagAAACGTATACAGTCGTTAGTTTGTGCAATATACGCAATCGAGCGGCAAAAAAATCGTGGTGTCTTAACCACGGTATATCTTGTGAGAGATCTATACAAAGTAATTGAGGCGCCGACGGAACTTGATCAGATAGTACCGGCTACACAATGCGCTGAATGTGCCGAGGGCGATGCCAGAAATGTGGACGAAGCATGGAACATTAGACTCATGCCCCTTGAACAGCTAAAGGTCTGGGTGTCTGAAAAGGTTGGTCAACCCGAACTTCAATACCGTTTGCATAACGCCTATCAATGTCGTTTAAGTCGTTCACGTTCACGTAGACAAACTCTTATACACAATGCATAA